A stretch of DNA from Calditrichota bacterium:
AGCTGCAATTATTGTTACAATACGAGAGCTTTTCAATTCCTGTTTATCCGAAAGTACTTTTTTGGACAACGGTTTGTATAAATCTAAAATTACAGAACTGGAAAGTGAGCTCATCGAACCGGCAAGTGTGGACATAGCCGCTGCGAACAATCCTGCAATAATTACACCTTTAACCCCAACCGGCAAGTGCTGTATTATGAACAGAGGAAAGATTTCGTCTGGTTTACTAAATGGTGCCGAAGGATCTGAAATGGAAATACCATTGTAAAATGAAAACAATAACATGCCAATAAACAGGAATAGCGCAAATTGTAAAAAGACGATTACGCCGCTGGCAACAATTGCTTTCTGGCTGTCACGTAAGGTTTTGGTTGTAAGCAACCGCTGAACTATTAGCTGATCTGTCCCATGAGAAGCCATCGACAAGAATAACCCGCCAATAACAGCGCCAATAAATGTGTATGGTTTACTAAAAAAATCTGAAAAAGTTGATCCAAAATCAAAATTGAAAACAGATAGCTTGCCAGCCTCAGCAGCCGGAGCCAGGGAAACAGATTCCATTCCCATTAAAATCCAAAGTGCCATTAATGCCCCGCCGACATAAATCCCCATTTGAACAACATCCGCCCAAATAACCCCTTTTACACCGCCGGTATATGTATAAACCAGTGAAACAATCCCAATAATAATTATTGCCAAAACATAGATCTCAAAATTTGACCAGGCTTCAAAATACACTGTGGTTTTAAAAATCAAAGCTAATGGGATAGCTGTAGAAAACA
This window harbors:
- a CDS encoding sodium/solute symporter (Members of the Solute:Sodium Symporter (SSS), TC 2.A.21 as described in tcdb.org, catalyze solute:Na+ symport. Known solutes for members of the family include sugars, amino acids, nucleosides, inositols, vitamins, urea or anions, depending on the system.), whose amino-acid sequence is MSISAIDVTIIIVYLIVIALIGSLTGGKQKTTKDYFMGGSSVPWWAVAFSIVAAETSSLTFISIPGLAYLTNLNFLQLTIGYLVARILVALYFLPAYKTGQLSTAYAFLEQRFGATTRRYSSLVFLLTRIAADGVRLFSTAIPLALIFKTTVYFEAWSNFEIYVLAIIIIGIVSLVYTYTGGVKGVIWADVVQMGIYVGGALMALWILMGMESVSLAPAAEAGKLSVFNFDFGSTFSDFFSKPYTFIGAVIGGLFLSMASHGTDQLIVQRLLTTKTLRDSQKAIVASGVIVFLQFALFLFIGMLLFSFYNGISISDPSAPFSKPDEIFPLFIIQHLPVGVKGVIIAGLFAAAMSTLAGSMSSLSSSVILDLYKPLSKKVLSDKQELKSSRIVTIIAAVVLIIVAFAFIALNQSVVEIALGIASITYGGLLGTFLLGLISKKATEKGAIAGFTSGIIVMVLVSLYPLYSGATPLMHWTWFVLLGTVVTMIVGNLVSMKKN